The following is a genomic window from Solanum lycopersicum chromosome 6, SLM_r2.1.
aacaaacaaaattgaaaaactgttgaaatgtttttacattcttaaattttcttcttttgtttatctttttttgcttttattgaACAAACACCAATCATTCTGATAATAGGAAGTTATGAATGAATGGTTAGGAGTGAAAATTGTAAATGTTATTCATTTTCTCCTAAGTTAATgagatctttttttctttcgagaaataaatgaatttagAAACTCATTAttagtttttcttcttttttttcgcTAAAACAAAACTACAAGTTTGTTAAGTTTATCACCATACCaatctattttataaaaataagttgaaaaaataactaacatgAAACAACTATATGTAACACCTATCTCTACTCTATTACCTTTGAACTAAATTGGTCCTGTAGTTTCAGTACCAAACAACCAAACTAtgttttcttcctcttcctttTTAGCCTTCCTTGTGATATTTGAATCAAATATTATGTCTCTCTCAAAAAATCTAGAATTCCTACTTGTTGTATTTATAAAGATTTTATGTCTTTTGCAATGCAAATTTTTCGATCAGGAAAATACTATTTGAAGCCTGGTGCCTCCAAATGATGTGGAGTTGAATGTGAGTAAAAAATTTTTATAACTCCATATCATACTTGTTATGTCCCACCAACAATAGGTCTAGTGCTTGTATAGGTCGAAAATTGAACTTGAAACCTCGTGGTGGTCAACTAGCTAGGCCACACCCTTGGGTGCCATTGAATGGGAGTAATTTCCAAGTAACTATTTAGGAAACTAGAGTGAAGAGCTTACTGTGAAGATGAGAGTGTGTAAATTTGTATACAGTTATTCTTATCCAACTTTTGAATGccattttaatctttttcctattttaaatAATACATCATGGAGAAAATGTTGCaaagaacaaatttttttaacttttttcctTTCACATGCTAAGGAGGATATCATGTATTCTTGATGCCAATTGTAAACTTGTTTTTAGAGCTAGTATTTCAGCATGGATGTTAGTTCAATATTGTATTTCTCTAGTAAAACATTTTTGCCACCAACAAGCATTATGGTGGGATGAATTTCGAGATGTGAGTATGAAAAAGAATCATGTTAGTTAGTGTTTCCCTTTTAAATGGCCTTTGGATTAGTCGGGAAGGGGGTGTCATCGAGCAAAGAGAATTCCTGCTGTAATATGGTCATTTTCTTCTGGTTCAACACCACATAGTGTAGGCATTCTTTATAGAGAAAATAGGGGAAATTTCCatgaataatgaaataaatccAATCCataaattgttatatatatatatacacatgggGATTCAATCCCAACGAGAAAATAGTGTCAAATAAATTGGAATGAAGAGAGTTACAAAAAAGGCTTTGTCTAAATTACatcaaatgatacaaaatttgttGTGATATCTCGAAAGATACACTATAGCAGCATCATTCAATAACCTGCTATAAAATTCCTTATATAGTCAATAAGGAGTATGTATAATATTTGTACAAATACTTACTCTCATCATAACAAAATGATAAGAAAGAACAATCTATGTTAAGCTATTACCTTGCTGTTGGACTCTCAATCTGTGAAAAGAgatcatttttgttattattattattattattatcagtaCCATTAATACTTTCAAGGCTCAAAGTGCTTCTATGCATTGCTATCAAATTGTTTTGATCAGCATTGTCATGATCCACATCTTCTGTTGCCTTGGAAATTGATATAACCCCGTCTGGATTATCTTCTAACTGCAAGGCATGTTCAAGATTCCATAATACATCGCCCATGGATGGACGATCTACACCATTATCAGCTAAGCATTTCTCTGCTGTTTCTGCAAATTTTTTCAAGCATTCAGGATTGATCTTGCCTTTCAAATGTGGATCAATAATATCTTCTAAATTCCCTTTCCTTTGACAAGCTAATGCCCAATCTGCAAGACTAACTTGTTCTTTTGAACGGGTTGGATTAAGCGCTGGCCTTGCACACAATACTTCAAACAGGACAACCCCAAATGAGTATACATCTGATTTTTCAGTCAATTGTTGTCTTCTGAAGTATTCGGGATCCAAATAACCAAAGCTACCCTTTACGACTGTTGAAACATGTCCTTGGTTCATGTTTGGACCTGTTTTTGAAAGTCCAAAATCTGATACCTTAGCAACCCACTTGTCATTTAACAAAATGTTTGTACTTTTCACATCCCTATGAATGATGGTGTATTTAGATCCTGTATGAAGGTAATGAAGTCCTCTAGCTGCTCCAATACAAATCTCCAACCTTTGCTTCCAAGATAGTACAGTTTTATTACCTTTATAAAGATGTTCTCTTAATGTTCCGTATGCCATGTGGTCATAGACAAGGACCATTTCATTATTCTCTTCACAAAATCCGATTAGGGACACTAAATGTCTATGCCTTAGCATTGAAAGCAACTCAATTTCAGTTTGAAATTCGTTAACCCCTTGTTGTGAAGATGGGTTTGATCTTTTTATTGCAACTTTCGTGTCACCATCAATAACTCCTTTGTACACTTTTCCAAATCCACCAACTCCAATGACATATGATTCGTCGAAGTTCTTAGTGGCCTGTTTGATCTCAGCTAGTGAAAAATATCGGCAATTAGAAGCAGCATCTGATGAAATGGCTGTGTTACCAGCACTTCTTCGAGAAGCTGATTTGCTACCAGAAGAATGAGAGTTCCCATGAATCGGCAGCCAACTAGTTATGCCTAGTTCAGCTCCCGGGGATCTTTTTTTCCTCTTCAAAGCAACAAAGACCAAAACAGCAGCTAGACCAAATGCAGCAACTCCACCAGCAGCACCACTGATTATAACAGTATTACTATGTGATTTGTTCTGATTAACAAATGCCCCCCGAGCATCTTTACTGTGTTGTTCTTGATATTTTTGCATTAAATCTGACATTGTAGGATTCCTTCCAGCCAAGCTCGTATCTCCACCGCCAATCTTAAATATCTCTATCCCATTTACAATTGCATTAGCTATCTCACTTCCAACTCCTAATGCATGAACTAATGGATGCAGTGCTACCCAAAGCTGACCTCCTTCTTTATCATCAACACGAGTCACATAATCTTTTACGATTGCTACTTTCTTTTTCCCACTAGTCATTGCAACTAAATCGACTTCTGTTTCTGCAATTTGTCCATTGACATATATATTAAAGACCATAGAGTTGTATTTCGTGGCATCAATGCTGAAATCACACCAGTGAAGCCTCACAAGATATATAAAATTGGGATCAACATTGAAAACCCAAGTCAGGTTATAGTTCTTGTTGAGGTTTGAATCATAACCCATCGATCTACAGCTCTCGTAGATAGCAAGTGGTGCAATGTATGATGGCATGTTATCGTACTGAATTGTCATGTTGCTCCTCATAGTGATGCCTATGGAAGCACCATATAAGTAGGGAGTATCTTCATACCAACTTCTCATTAACCCACCTGAATCATTTTTCGGAGAAATGTATTGTCCACCAACATTGAGCCTATATGCTAACTCCATATTGTTTTCCTTTACAGATATACTTTGTTGAGTAACAGAATTCTGAATACTTGTAGTGAATCCAACCATCAGAGGATCCGGACCATAAAATATATCTGGCGCGGTGATCATTTCAATTCCATTGATGAATGCAAATGATGAATCACCAAAAGGCTTAATCTTGATCTCCAAAGTTGGAGAACCCACAGGAGACAATAAGTACTCTTTGGTAATACAACTCTGTGACAAGGCTTCTGCAGTTATATACGCGCTGAAATTATTCAACAGTGTTACTTTACCAGCAGAAACAGTCATAAATGATTTTGAAATATTGAAATTAGGATAAGGCGTTGGGTTGAAACGAAGCCTAAGCAGAACATGTGCTGTTTGGTTTGTAACAGGAAGATTATATGAAGATTCTGATTGAAAAACTCTTGCATTTGTATATGGTACAACAGATGGAGCCAAAGGGTCAGGGGATTCAGGTTGTGTCATAACGGATTTATCACCAGACACGAGATACTTCGTGTCTGGTTCCCATTTTATCATATCTTCATCAACTCCACCATTTTGAGAACCACATGCTAAGAACAATGAGTTTTGGTCATTGTTTAATGCAGCATGAAGCGAAGAAATGTAACATAAGATCACTAGTAACAAAATGTAGGATTTTGTTAACATGGTTAACAAACGAAAGTAAAAAAAAGGCGTACAGGATAATAAACAATCCTGTACGCCTACGCACTACAAAGTGAAGGTTGGAGGGGTTTCTTTGCTTTTGGTACAAAGACCTGCAGGTCATTTCTTTACATCCATGAAACAAGTGTTTAGCTAACAAACTATAGGATTGCTGGGAAATAACCCACAATgaagaaaagttgaaaaattttcaactttttctttttgttttgccTTAGTTTTGCCATTATTAAAGAAGTTATGAATTAATGGATAGGAGTGAATATTGTGACCTTAAGTCTAGTGAACTCATTTTGCTTCCTAAGCTAA
Proteins encoded in this region:
- the LOC101266421 gene encoding receptor-like protein kinase ANXUR1, with the translated sequence MLTKSYILLLVILCYISSLHAALNNDQNSLFLACGSQNGGVDEDMIKWEPDTKYLVSGDKSVMTQPESPDPLAPSVVPYTNARVFQSESSYNLPVTNQTAHVLLRLRFNPTPYPNFNISKSFMTVSAGKVTLLNNFSAYITAEALSQSCITKEYLLSPVGSPTLEIKIKPFGDSSFAFINGIEMITAPDIFYGPDPLMVGFTTSIQNSVTQQSISVKENNMELAYRLNVGGQYISPKNDSGGLMRSWYEDTPYLYGASIGITMRSNMTIQYDNMPSYIAPLAIYESCRSMGYDSNLNKNYNLTWVFNVDPNFIYLVRLHWCDFSIDATKYNSMVFNIYVNGQIAETEVDLVAMTSGKKKVAIVKDYVTRVDDKEGGQLWVALHPLVHALGVGSEIANAIVNGIEIFKIGGGDTSLAGRNPTMSDLMQKYQEQHSKDARGAFVNQNKSHSNTVIISGAAGGVAAFGLAAVLVFVALKRKKRSPGAELGITSWLPIHGNSHSSGSKSASRRSAGNTAISSDAASNCRYFSLAEIKQATKNFDESYVIGVGGFGKVYKGVIDGDTKVAIKRSNPSSQQGVNEFQTEIELLSMLRHRHLVSLIGFCEENNEMVLVYDHMAYGTLREHLYKGNKTVLSWKQRLEICIGAARGLHYLHTGSKYTIIHRDVKSTNILLNDKWVAKVSDFGLSKTGPNMNQGHVSTVVKGSFGYLDPEYFRRQQLTEKSDVYSFGVVLFEVLCARPALNPTRSKEQVSLADWALACQRKGNLEDIIDPHLKGKINPECLKKFAETAEKCLADNGVDRPSMGDVLWNLEHALQLEDNPDGVISISKATEDVDHDNADQNNLIAMHRSTLSLESINGTDNNNNNNNKNDLFSQIESPTAR